A stretch of Fusobacterium periodonticum ATCC 33693 DNA encodes these proteins:
- a CDS encoding ankyrin repeat domain-containing protein, producing the protein MIKLKDIGDFETIPEILNDIINGNISKLDEHLAKGWDIDKIISISEYIDLSPLDCALIQGCFKSVKWLVEHGVNLNMKDNPSFLTAVRYCDEKIIQYIVSNGAKVNLTNNVKSDAFMEAIYGENYKYLQLIHDLGHTVEKYGGKAFREAVSDRNYDVLKFFIKNGVDINYNEADMVYPFKPTPLCVAARYVDLAMCKFLVENGADVTLTEKDGMRPYSIALEKGDIEMAEYFKSLEPVEYHSLQNKLDELKTFKLPKNVIDFLQGDKLHFELDDCDFKWIEFFSLIDTIPMKVGRQKLLRISKATGDYEDIYIVWNPKTKKITFYDMEHKELKDITDFVDFIENISSYMQKIIEGDL; encoded by the coding sequence ATGATAAAATTAAAAGATATTGGAGATTTTGAAACTATTCCAGAAATTTTAAATGATATTATAAATGGAAATATCTCTAAGCTTGATGAACATTTAGCAAAAGGTTGGGATATAGATAAAATTATATCAATCAGTGAATATATTGATTTATCTCCTTTAGATTGTGCATTGATTCAAGGTTGTTTTAAATCAGTAAAATGGCTTGTAGAACATGGAGTTAATCTTAATATGAAAGATAATCCTAGTTTTTTAACCGCTGTCAGATATTGTGATGAGAAAATAATTCAATATATTGTTTCTAATGGGGCAAAAGTGAATCTGACTAATAATGTAAAGTCAGATGCATTTATGGAAGCTATATATGGAGAGAATTATAAATATTTACAACTTATCCATGATTTAGGACATACAGTTGAAAAATATGGTGGAAAAGCATTTCGTGAAGCTGTTTCTGATAGAAATTATGATGTTTTAAAATTTTTTATAAAAAATGGTGTTGATATAAACTATAATGAAGCTGATATGGTCTATCCTTTTAAGCCTACTCCTTTGTGTGTAGCAGCAAGATATGTTGATTTAGCTATGTGTAAATTTCTTGTAGAGAATGGTGCAGATGTTACTTTGACAGAAAAAGATGGAATGAGACCATATAGTATAGCCTTAGAAAAAGGTGATATTGAAATGGCTGAATATTTTAAATCATTAGAGCCAGTTGAATATCATAGTTTACAAAATAAATTAGATGAATTAAAAACATTTAAGTTACCCAAAAATGTAATTGATTTCTTACAAGGTGATAAACTTCATTTTGAACTAGATGACTGTGATTTTAAATGGATAGAATTTTTTTCGTTAATAGATACAATTCCAATGAAAGTGGGAAGACAAAAATTACTTCGTATTTCTAAAGCAACTGGAGATTATGAGGACATATATATTGTTTGGAACCCAAAAACAAAGAAAATTACTTTTTATGATATGGAACATAAAGAGCTTAAAGATATTACTGATTTTGTTGACTTTATAGAAAATATTTCATCATATATGCAAAAAATAATTGAAGGTGACTTATAA
- the purD gene encoding phosphoribosylamine--glycine ligase produces the protein MKVLIVGSGGREHAIAWKISQNPKVNKIFAAPGNAYNKVIKNCENINLKTSNDILNFAIKEKVDLTIVGSEELLVDGIVDKFQENNLTIFGPNKEAAMLEGSKAFAKDFMQKYGVKTAKYQSFTDKEKAIKYLDEMSYPVVIKASGLAAGKGVVIAQNRKEAEDTLNDMMTNKVFAAAGDTVVIEEFLDGVEISVLSITDSEVIIPFISAKDHKKISEKETGLNTGGMGVIAPNPYYTKTIEEKFIQNILNPTLKGIKEEKMNFAGIIFFGLMVANGEVYLLEYNMRMGDPETQAVLPLMKSDFLDVINSALNKELKNIKIDWENKSACCVVMAAGGYPVKYEKGNLISGLEKFDVSNSDNKVFFAGVKEENDKFYTNGGRVLNVVSIQDSLEKAIEAAYKNVKEISFKDNYCRKDIGTLYVPVKN, from the coding sequence ATGAAAGTTTTAATAGTTGGTTCTGGTGGTAGAGAACATGCAATAGCTTGGAAAATTTCTCAAAATCCAAAAGTGAATAAAATATTTGCTGCACCAGGAAATGCTTATAATAAAGTTATTAAAAATTGTGAAAATATAAATTTAAAAACTTCTAATGACATTTTAAATTTTGCAATAAAAGAAAAAGTTGATTTAACTATTGTTGGAAGTGAAGAATTATTAGTTGATGGTATAGTTGATAAATTTCAAGAAAATAATTTAACTATATTTGGGCCAAATAAAGAAGCTGCTATGCTTGAAGGGTCAAAAGCTTTTGCAAAAGATTTTATGCAAAAATATGGAGTTAAAACTGCTAAATATCAATCTTTTACTGATAAAGAAAAAGCTATAAAATATTTAGATGAAATGTCTTATCCTGTTGTTATAAAAGCAAGTGGACTTGCTGCAGGAAAAGGGGTTGTAATTGCTCAAAATAGAAAAGAAGCAGAAGATACTTTAAATGATATGATGACTAATAAAGTATTTGCAGCAGCAGGAGATACTGTTGTAATTGAAGAATTTTTAGATGGAGTTGAAATTTCTGTCTTATCTATTACAGACTCAGAAGTAATAATACCTTTTATTTCAGCTAAGGACCATAAGAAAATATCTGAGAAAGAAACTGGTTTAAATACTGGTGGTATGGGAGTAATTGCACCTAATCCATACTATACAAAAACTATTGAAGAAAAATTTATTCAAAATATATTGAATCCTACTTTAAAGGGTATTAAAGAAGAAAAAATGAATTTTGCAGGAATAATATTCTTTGGTTTGATGGTTGCAAATGGAGAAGTGTATTTACTTGAATATAATATGAGAATGGGAGATCCTGAAACTCAAGCAGTTTTACCACTAATGAAATCAGATTTCTTAGATGTAATTAACTCAGCTTTAAATAAAGAGTTAAAGAATATAAAAATTGATTGGGAAAATAAATCAGCTTGTTGTGTAGTGATGGCAGCAGGTGGATATCCTGTTAAGTATGAAAAAGGAAATCTTATCAGTGGTCTAGAAAAATTTGATGTAAGCAATTCTGATAATAAGGTTTTCTTTGCAGGAGTAAAAGAAGAAAATGATAAGTTCTATACTAATGGTGGTAGAGTTTTAAATGTTGTTTCTATACAAGATAGTTTAGAAAAAGCTATTGAGGCTGCATATAAAAATGTAAAAGAAATTTCATTTAAAGATAACTATTGTCGTAAAGATATAGGAACTTTATATGTACCTGTAAAAAATTAA
- the citC gene encoding [citrate (pro-3S)-lyase] ligase: MSEYNISKIYENDKRSFKLIDDLLAKEEIRRDKNLDYTCAMFDDDMNIIATGSCFKNTLRCLAVDNSHQGEGLMNQIVTHLVDYEFSRGLSHLFLYTKNKSMKFFKDLGFYEIINIENQIVFMENKRTGFSDYLDNLKKDMREGKKIASLIMNANPFTLGHQYLVEKAASENDILHLFIVSDDSSLVPFEVRKKLVMEGTRHLKNICYHETGDYIISSATFPSYFQKDEVAVIESQANLDIEIFTRIAKALNINKRYVGEEPNSLVTNIYNQTMLKKLPENNIECIVVPRKKYSDNVISASTVRQIIKEGNLEDLKNLVPETTYNYFLSDEAKPVIDKIRSQANVIHY, from the coding sequence ATGTCAGAATACAATATTTCTAAAATATATGAAAATGATAAAAGAAGTTTTAAATTAATTGATGACTTACTAGCTAAAGAAGAAATTAGAAGAGATAAAAACTTAGATTATACTTGTGCTATGTTTGATGATGATATGAATATTATTGCAACTGGAAGCTGTTTTAAGAATACTTTAAGATGCCTTGCTGTAGATAATTCTCATCAAGGAGAAGGACTTATGAATCAAATAGTTACTCACCTTGTAGATTATGAATTCTCAAGAGGACTAAGCCATTTATTTTTGTATACTAAAAATAAATCTATGAAATTCTTTAAAGATTTAGGTTTTTATGAAATTATAAATATAGAAAATCAAATTGTCTTTATGGAAAATAAGAGAACTGGTTTTTCTGATTATTTAGATAATTTAAAAAAGGACATGAGAGAAGGTAAAAAGATTGCTTCTCTTATTATGAATGCAAATCCTTTTACCTTAGGTCATCAATATTTAGTTGAGAAAGCTGCCAGTGAAAATGATATTCTACATCTATTTATAGTTAGTGATGACAGTAGTTTAGTTCCTTTTGAAGTAAGAAAAAAACTTGTTATGGAAGGAACAAGGCATTTAAAGAATATATGTTACCATGAGACAGGAGATTATATAATAAGTAGTGCCACTTTCCCAAGCTATTTTCAAAAAGATGAAGTAGCAGTAATAGAAAGTCAAGCTAATTTAGATATTGAAATTTTTACTAGAATTGCTAAGGCTTTAAATATCAATAAACGCTATGTTGGAGAAGAACCTAATAGCTTGGTAACAAATATTTATAATCAAACTATGTTAAAAAAATTACCTGAAAATAATATAGAATGTATAGTTGTACCTAGAAAAAAATATTCTGACAATGTTATAAGTGCTTCAACAGTGAGACAAATAATAAAAGAAGGAAATCTAGAAGATTTAAAAAATCTTGTTCCTGAAACAACTTATAATTATTTTTTAAGTGATGAAGCAAAACCTGTGATAGATAAAATTCGTTCTCAAGCTAATGTTATTCATTACTAA
- the purN gene encoding phosphoribosylglycinamide formyltransferase: MSEINKKKIAVLVSGSGSNLQSIIDNVENGNLNCKITYVIADRECYALQRAEKHGIETLLLDRKIIDDKSVNEIIDSTLEGCKTDYIILAGYLSILNEKFIKKWDKRVINIHPSLLPKFGGKGMYGIKVHEAVIKAGEKESGCTVHFVNNEIDAGEIITNVKVPVLEDDTPETLQKRVLEQEHKLLIKGIKKIL, encoded by the coding sequence ATGTCTGAAATAAATAAAAAAAAGATAGCAGTTCTTGTATCAGGAAGTGGATCAAATTTACAGTCAATTATTGATAATGTAGAAAATGGCAATCTGAATTGTAAAATAACTTATGTTATTGCAGACAGAGAATGTTATGCCTTACAAAGAGCTGAAAAACATGGGATTGAAACATTATTATTAGATAGAAAAATTATTGATGATAAGTCAGTTAATGAGATTATTGATTCTACATTAGAAGGATGTAAAACTGACTATATTATTTTAGCAGGATATTTATCAATTTTGAATGAAAAATTTATAAAAAAATGGGATAAAAGAGTTATAAATATACATCCTTCTTTATTACCAAAATTTGGTGGGAAAGGTATGTATGGAATAAAAGTTCATGAAGCAGTTATAAAAGCTGGTGAAAAAGAAAGTGGATGTACTGTCCATTTTGTGAATAATGAAATAGATGCTGGTGAAATTATAACTAATGTAAAAGTTCCTGTATTAGAAGATGATACTCCTGAAACATTACAAAAAAGAGTTTTAGAACAAGAACATAAATTATTGATTAAAGGTATTAAAAAGATATTGTAG
- the purH gene encoding bifunctional phosphoribosylaminoimidazolecarboxamide formyltransferase/IMP cyclohydrolase, translating into MKKRALISVYDKTGILDFAKFLVSKGIEIISTGGTYKYLKENNIEVIEVSKITNFEEMLDGRVKTLHPNIHGGILALRDNEEHMRTLKERNIDTIDYVIVNLYPFFEKVKEDLSFEEKIEFIDIGGPTMLRSAAKSFKDVVVISDVKDYEIIKEEINKLNDVSYETRKRLAGKVFNLTSAYDAAISQFLLDEDFPEYLNVSYKKSMEMRYGENSHQKAAYYTDNMSDGAMKDFKQLNGKELSYNNIRDMDLAWKVVSEFDEICCCAVKHSTPCGVALGDSVEEAYKKAYETDPVSIFGGIVAFNKEVDEATAKLLNEIFLEIIIAPSFSKSALEILSKKKNIRLIECKNKPSDKKELIKVDGGILVQDTNNRLYEDLEVVTKAKPTSQEEKDLIFALKVVKFVKSNAIVVAKNLQTLGIGGGEVSRIWAAEKALERAKERFNATDVVLSSDAFFPFKDVVELAAKNGVKAIIQPSGSVNDKDSIEECDKNNISMIFSKLRHFKH; encoded by the coding sequence ATGAAAAAAAGAGCTTTAATTTCAGTATATGATAAGACAGGTATATTGGATTTTGCAAAATTCTTAGTCAGTAAAGGAATAGAAATTATTTCTACTGGTGGAACATATAAATATTTAAAAGAAAATAATATTGAAGTTATTGAAGTTAGTAAAATAACAAATTTTGAAGAAATGTTAGATGGTAGAGTTAAAACTTTACATCCAAATATACATGGTGGAATTTTAGCATTAAGAGATAATGAAGAACATATGAGAACTTTAAAAGAAAGAAATATTGATACTATTGATTATGTTATAGTAAATTTATACCCTTTCTTTGAAAAAGTAAAAGAAGATTTATCTTTTGAAGAAAAAATTGAATTTATTGATATAGGTGGACCTACAATGCTTAGATCTGCTGCTAAATCTTTTAAAGATGTGGTTGTTATTTCTGATGTTAAAGACTATGAAATTATAAAAGAAGAAATAAATAAATTAAATGATGTTTCTTATGAAACTAGAAAAAGATTGGCAGGAAAAGTTTTTAATTTAACTTCTGCCTATGATGCAGCTATATCACAATTTTTATTAGATGAAGATTTTCCAGAATATCTAAATGTTTCATATAAAAAATCTATGGAAATGAGATATGGAGAAAATTCTCATCAAAAAGCTGCATACTATACTGATAATATGTCTGATGGAGCTATGAAAGATTTTAAACAACTTAATGGAAAAGAGCTTTCATATAATAATATTAGAGATATGGATTTAGCTTGGAAAGTTGTTTCAGAATTTGATGAAATTTGTTGTTGTGCTGTAAAACATTCTACACCTTGTGGAGTTGCTTTAGGAGATAGTGTTGAAGAAGCTTATAAAAAAGCTTATGAAACAGATCCAGTCTCTATTTTTGGTGGAATAGTAGCTTTTAATAAAGAAGTTGATGAAGCAACTGCAAAATTACTAAATGAAATATTCTTAGAAATTATAATAGCACCAAGTTTTTCAAAATCTGCTTTGGAAATTTTAAGTAAAAAGAAAAATATAAGACTTATTGAATGTAAAAATAAACCAAGTGATAAAAAAGAATTAATAAAAGTTGATGGTGGAATTTTAGTTCAAGATACAAATAATAGATTATATGAAGATTTAGAAGTTGTAACAAAAGCTAAACCTACGAGTCAAGAAGAAAAAGATTTAATTTTTGCTTTAAAAGTAGTAAAATTTGTAAAATCAAATGCTATTGTTGTAGCAAAAAATTTACAAACACTAGGAATAGGTGGAGGAGAAGTAAGCAGAATTTGGGCTGCTGAAAAAGCATTAGAAAGAGCAAAAGAAAGATTTAATGCAACAGATGTTGTACTTTCTTCAGATGCATTTTTTCCATTCAAAGATGTTGTTGAGTTAGCAGCTAAAAATGGAGTTAAAGCTATAATTCAACCTAGTGGCTCTGTAAATGATAAGGATTCTATTGAAGAATGTGATAAAAACAATATTTCTATGATATTCTCAAAATTAAGACATTTTAAACACTAA
- the citX gene encoding citrate lyase holo-[acyl-carrier protein] synthase, whose translation MQGIEVGIEEVLICRERRVDIQNGMIRKYNMPLISFTMNIPGSIKTNQKIKKAFDIGKKLILEKLKENNIEILEIKELDENTGNELFISVDSTAKKIKDITIAIEESSLLGRLFDIDVIDVNFEKLSRKSFRKCLICEEQAQECGRSRKHSIEELQEKVEEILENGLLPIHKK comes from the coding sequence ATGCAAGGAATAGAAGTTGGAATTGAAGAAGTTTTAATATGTCGTGAAAGAAGAGTAGATATTCAAAATGGAATGATAAGGAAATATAATATGCCTTTAATTTCATTTACTATGAATATACCTGGTTCTATAAAGACTAATCAAAAAATCAAGAAAGCTTTTGATATTGGAAAGAAATTAATATTAGAGAAATTAAAAGAAAATAATATTGAAATTTTAGAAATTAAAGAATTAGATGAAAATACAGGAAATGAATTATTTATCTCTGTTGATAGTACAGCCAAGAAAATAAAAGATATAACTATTGCTATTGAAGAAAGCTCTCTATTAGGAAGATTATTTGATATAGATGTTATTGATGTTAATTTTGAAAAGCTTTCAAGAAAGTCTTTTAGAAAATGCTTAATTTGTGAAGAACAAGCTCAAGAATGTGGTAGAAGTAGAAAACATTCTATTGAAGAACTACAAGAAAAAGTAGAAGAAATATTAGAAAATGGGCTGTTGCCAATTCATAAAAAGTAA
- the purM gene encoding phosphoribosylformylglycinamidine cyclo-ligase: MINSYKDSGVDKEEGYKAVELMKKNVLKTHNKSVLTNLGSFGAMYELGQYKNPVLISGTDGVGTKLEIAMKQKKYDTVGIDCVAMCVNDVLCHGAKPLFFLDYLACGKLDAEIAAQLVSGVTEGCLQSYAALVGGETAEMPGFYQEGDYDIAGFCVGIVEKDNLIDGSKVKEGNKIIAVASSGFHSNGYSLVRKVFTDYNEKISLKEYGENVTMGDVLLTPTKIYVKPILKVLEKFNVNGMAHITGGGLYENLPRCMGKELSPVVFRDKVRVPEIFKLIAERSKIKEEELFGTFNMGVGFTLVVEEKDVEPIIELLTLLGETAYEIGHIEKGDHNLCLK, from the coding sequence ATGATAAATTCTTATAAAGATTCAGGTGTTGATAAAGAAGAGGGATACAAAGCAGTTGAATTAATGAAGAAAAATGTTTTAAAAACTCATAATAAATCAGTTTTAACAAATTTAGGTAGCTTTGGAGCTATGTATGAATTAGGACAATATAAAAATCCTGTTCTAATTTCTGGAACTGATGGAGTTGGAACAAAATTAGAAATTGCAATGAAACAAAAAAAATATGATACAGTAGGAATAGATTGTGTTGCTATGTGTGTAAATGATGTACTATGCCATGGAGCAAAACCATTATTTTTCCTAGACTATTTAGCTTGTGGAAAACTTGATGCAGAAATTGCAGCACAATTAGTTTCAGGAGTTACAGAAGGTTGCCTACAATCTTATGCTGCCTTAGTTGGTGGAGAAACAGCTGAAATGCCGGGATTCTATCAAGAAGGAGATTATGATATAGCTGGATTCTGTGTTGGAATAGTTGAAAAAGATAATTTAATAGATGGTTCAAAAGTTAAAGAAGGAAATAAAATAATAGCAGTGGCTTCAAGTGGTTTCCATAGCAATGGATATTCATTAGTAAGAAAGGTATTTACTGATTACAATGAAAAAATTTCTTTAAAAGAATATGGAGAAAATGTAACTATGGGAGATGTTTTATTAACTCCTACAAAAATTTATGTAAAACCTATATTAAAAGTTTTAGAAAAATTTAATGTAAATGGAATGGCACATATAACAGGTGGAGGTCTATATGAAAACTTACCTCGTTGTATGGGAAAAGAATTATCTCCAGTAGTATTTAGAGATAAGGTAAGAGTACCTGAAATATTTAAGTTAATTGCTGAAAGAAGTAAAATAAAAGAAGAAGAATTATTTGGAACTTTCAATATGGGAGTAGGTTTTACTCTGGTAGTAGAAGAAAAAGATGTTGAACCTATTATTGAATTATTAACTTTATTAGGTGAAACTGCTTATGAAATAGGACATATTGAAAAAGGAGATCATAATTTATGTCTGAAATAA
- a CDS encoding LLM class flavin-dependent oxidoreductase: protein MENKKVKVSALNLVPQFQGETTIEAINRAVDLAKILEDLDYYRYWVAEHHNFRGVVSSATALLIQHILANTKKIKVGSGGVMLPNHSPLQVAETYGTLETLYPCRVDLGVGRAPGTDAETASLIYRQKYANVHNFMEDILQLERYFGPEEEQGVVIANPGINTNVPIIILGSSTSSAYVAAELGLPYSFATHFAPAMAEEALSIYRKHFKASKYLEEPYFILGVLAHGADTDEEAEKLYTIAQQGSIRLLREEKGLYPLADEKFEENLNLSSAEKIFLKSRMGINLMGSKKTMAKIWKDVKTKFDPDEVIAVSYMPKLEELEKSYRILKEVIENN from the coding sequence ATGGAAAATAAAAAAGTAAAAGTATCAGCTTTAAATTTAGTACCTCAATTTCAAGGTGAAACAACAATAGAGGCTATAAATAGAGCAGTAGACTTAGCAAAAATTTTGGAAGATTTAGATTATTATAGATATTGGGTAGCAGAACATCATAATTTTAGAGGAGTAGTAAGTTCAGCAACAGCATTATTAATTCAACATATATTAGCTAATACAAAGAAAATAAAGGTAGGTTCAGGTGGAGTAATGTTACCAAACCATTCACCTTTACAAGTAGCAGAAACTTATGGGACTTTAGAGACTTTATATCCTTGTAGAGTTGATTTAGGAGTAGGTAGAGCACCGGGAACAGATGCAGAAACTGCTAGCCTAATATACAGACAAAAATATGCAAATGTTCATAACTTTATGGAAGATATCTTACAGTTAGAGAGATATTTTGGTCCTGAAGAAGAACAAGGAGTAGTTATTGCTAATCCAGGAATAAATACTAATGTTCCTATAATTATTTTAGGTAGTTCAACAAGCTCAGCATATGTAGCTGCAGAATTAGGATTGCCATACTCTTTTGCAACTCATTTTGCACCTGCTATGGCTGAAGAAGCCCTTTCTATATATAGAAAACATTTTAAGGCTTCAAAATACTTAGAAGAGCCATATTTTATTTTAGGAGTTCTAGCTCATGGAGCAGATACTGATGAAGAAGCTGAAAAGTTATATACAATAGCTCAACAAGGTTCAATAAGACTATTAAGAGAAGAAAAAGGTCTATATCCTTTAGCTGATGAAAAATTTGAAGAAAACTTAAATTTAAGTTCTGCTGAAAAAATATTTTTAAAATCAAGAATGGGAATAAATTTAATGGGTTCAAAAAAAACAATGGCTAAAATTTGGAAAGATGTAAAAACAAAATTTGATCCTGATGAAGTAATTGCAGTGAGCTATATGCCAAAATTAGAAGAACTAGAAAAGTCATATAGAATATTAAAAGAAGTTATAGAAAATAACTAA